One genomic window of Vagococcus sp. CY52-2 includes the following:
- a CDS encoding glycosyl hydrolase family 28-related protein → MNKEKNMKLNLNPYFKSTIETSSVVWSHDENSYQFNFDFTEYLCDKPFDLTDGKPRILLEFLNDKNAEVQIYPLVVDSEKLGVAHFIIPERVLGYAGDVKASLTIDFSNKSYDLGNFSFRMKKSPIDNKMPQLQFYVDEFEKAQDIFKNGLDEFNDDIKESNAKVDEIKDLIVQNDVLKKAEAGSFEEFREHDDTIISKMKNEFESNYVNVEWFGAKCDGKTDDTLAINKAIKYANKNGINTVVVNNGVSMIKAHVDNQTVGNYLQNEGGIEMLDNITLHIKSGAKLKAITNDKKAYNIIRAHRKKYWKIIVDGEIEGDNDSHTGTQGEWGYGISVQGGNEFSISGTGKISNCWGDGINLQRSLRLGSETSGYYPENGIISDVTCDKNGRQGMSIEEGKNIYVRNSIFSNSNRISPKFGICIEPAWRNKEDNPVCENITIDNCKIIGNVGGGITTVGTTIDNNIQLKNIVIKNCYFEGNGINASLKTSTAISGNRSDLEIVNCTFKGDQSIYVSSCETVNILNNDLMNGTVMILSDSTSDYDIRTNLNFMSNSIKILNGKTNTYSSVFFTALKGEEVNVYGNDIFFNGINSVIMKFSGDEKTKTKKVMCSRNTLVGGSISIQHQFVDVFKSFSNTMIDASSQAFNSNGYETYFKGNDIINCQKVFLLFVIMTKNQF, encoded by the coding sequence TTGAATAAAGAAAAAAATATGAAACTAAATTTAAATCCATATTTTAAAAGCACGATTGAAACAAGTAGCGTTGTTTGGTCGCACGACGAAAACAGTTATCAATTTAATTTCGATTTCACTGAATACCTTTGTGATAAACCGTTTGATTTAACAGATGGTAAGCCACGAATCTTATTAGAGTTTTTAAACGATAAAAATGCTGAAGTACAAATTTATCCTTTAGTTGTTGACAGTGAAAAATTAGGCGTTGCACATTTTATCATTCCTGAACGAGTTTTAGGCTATGCTGGTGATGTTAAAGCGTCTTTAACCATTGATTTTAGCAATAAATCTTATGATTTAGGCAATTTCTCTTTTAGGATGAAAAAATCACCTATTGACAATAAAATGCCACAGTTACAATTTTATGTTGATGAGTTTGAGAAAGCACAAGATATATTCAAAAATGGTTTAGATGAATTTAACGACGATATAAAAGAATCTAACGCAAAAGTAGACGAAATCAAAGATTTGATTGTTCAGAATGACGTTCTAAAAAAAGCAGAAGCTGGTTCGTTTGAAGAATTTCGTGAACATGATGATACGATTATCAGTAAAATGAAAAATGAGTTTGAAAGTAATTATGTTAATGTTGAGTGGTTTGGTGCAAAATGCGATGGAAAAACTGATGATACACTTGCTATAAATAAAGCGATTAAATATGCTAACAAAAATGGTATAAATACTGTTGTAGTAAACAATGGTGTAAGTATGATTAAAGCACATGTTGACAATCAAACTGTTGGTAATTATCTTCAAAATGAAGGTGGTATTGAAATGCTGGACAATATTACACTTCATATTAAAAGTGGTGCAAAATTAAAAGCAATCACTAATGATAAAAAAGCGTATAACATCATTCGTGCACATAGAAAAAAATATTGGAAAATTATTGTTGATGGAGAAATCGAGGGAGATAATGACAGTCATACTGGAACGCAAGGCGAATGGGGATACGGTATTTCTGTTCAAGGAGGTAATGAATTTTCCATTTCGGGAACAGGTAAAATTTCTAATTGTTGGGGAGATGGAATTAATTTACAACGATCTTTAAGATTAGGTTCTGAAACTAGTGGATATTATCCTGAAAATGGAATCATAAGCGATGTTACTTGCGATAAAAACGGCAGACAAGGGATGTCCATTGAAGAGGGTAAAAATATTTATGTAAGAAATTCTATTTTTTCTAACTCTAATAGAATTTCTCCAAAATTTGGTATTTGCATCGAACCTGCTTGGCGAAATAAAGAAGATAATCCTGTTTGTGAAAACATTACAATTGATAATTGTAAAATTATTGGAAACGTCGGCGGAGGAATTACAACTGTCGGTACAACAATAGACAATAATATTCAATTAAAAAATATCGTCATTAAAAATTGTTATTTTGAGGGCAATGGAATTAACGCATCGTTAAAAACCAGTACAGCTATTTCGGGTAATCGAAGTGATTTAGAAATTGTCAACTGTACGTTTAAAGGCGATCAAAGCATATATGTTTCATCTTGTGAAACTGTAAATATTTTGAATAATGATTTAATGAATGGAACTGTTATGATTTTAAGCGATTCGACTTCTGATTATGACATAAGAACAAATTTGAATTTTATGAGTAATTCAATAAAAATTTTGAACGGAAAAACAAATACATATTCTAGTGTCTTTTTTACAGCTTTAAAAGGCGAAGAAGTCAACGTTTATGGGAATGATATTTTTTTTAACGGAATAAATTCTGTGATTATGAAATTTAGCGGGGATGAAAAAACTAAAACTAAAAAAGTGATGTGTTCAAGAAATACGTTAGTTGGTGGTTCAATATCAATTCAACATCAATTTGTAGATGTATTTAAATCATTCTCAAATACTATGATTGACGCTTCAAGTCAAGCGTTCAATTCAAACGGTTATGAAACATATTTTAAAGGGAACGATATCATTAACTGCCAAAAGGTATTTTTACTTTTTGTAATAATGACAAAGAATCAGTTTTAG
- a CDS encoding phosphodiester glycosidase family protein, whose protein sequence is MTEPKSKSLARGFAKDDFNGISEKTSSFANRNDVFLAVNASTFDVNTNELRGINVQGEQIFKGQSNIYGRTYLIYKEGKLGYTSDPLKEKNIDFSLVGFFPIIANKENVIHKFDEDYPHKGNPNPQQIIYQYSDGQIGFLTVEGRSNNQRGLTIEECCDILIEHNVDFAYLMDGGGSISTCINGFMVNDAPERSGERPVKDFLYFKE, encoded by the coding sequence ATGACAGAGCCTAAAAGCAAGTCTTTGGCTAGAGGTTTTGCTAAAGATGATTTTAATGGAATTAGCGAAAAAACAAGCTCATTTGCTAATCGAAATGACGTGTTCTTAGCTGTCAACGCATCTACTTTTGATGTTAACACTAATGAATTAAGAGGGATAAATGTTCAAGGAGAACAAATTTTTAAAGGTCAATCAAATATTTACGGAAGAACTTACTTAATTTATAAAGAAGGTAAATTAGGTTATACAAGTGATCCATTAAAAGAAAAAAATATTGATTTTAGTCTTGTTGGATTCTTTCCAATAATTGCAAACAAAGAAAACGTTATTCATAAATTTGATGAAGATTATCCGCATAAAGGTAATCCGAACCCACAGCAAATTATTTATCAGTATTCTGATGGTCAAATTGGTTTTTTAACAGTCGAGGGAAGAAGTAATAATCAGCGAGGATTAACGATTGAAGAATGTTGCGACATATTAATCGAACATAATGTTGACTTTGCCTATCTAATGGACGGCGGAGGCTCTATATCAACTTGTATCAATGGTTTTATGGTAAATGACGCACCAGAACGAAGTGGTGAAAGACCAGTTAAGGATTTTTTATATTTTAAGGAGTGA
- a CDS encoding BppU family phage baseplate upper protein, whose amino-acid sequence MTDYNIQLSTTEDNAVGVIKIRQDDNKTQRIIAKITSNGSEMKVSDYVVFFNAVSDGQVIARDLAKITNNNSTVEYTITAPFYSKTGKIDAFFSFEKDGKRDSTANFVYHVIPGSCRGIKGGSYIYDLEELKNVSGEIVGSKDLSPLLEKNRELSASFDGLKVDVNDYKKETDEQIDSLKKDFSDFTADQKKSNETFQQTVNNQISDAENKMLEEIKRHEVKDSGWMSMELVGDFKAHDLYPLKFRVIGKQVYFSGCVLNETKEIEEKTFAKIPRSFAPEARMAFSNAQMSSDAKEVAQIAVWQNGEIQIVGVSAAKNVFINQCSYPLV is encoded by the coding sequence TTGACAGATTACAACATACAATTAAGCACAACAGAAGATAATGCTGTTGGTGTTATTAAAATCAGACAAGATGACAACAAAACACAAAGAATTATAGCTAAGATTACAAGCAACGGTTCAGAAATGAAAGTTTCTGATTACGTTGTTTTTTTTAATGCTGTAAGTGATGGGCAAGTCATCGCAAGAGATTTAGCGAAGATAACTAATAATAATTCAACTGTTGAATATACAATAACTGCACCTTTTTACTCAAAAACAGGAAAAATAGATGCATTCTTTTCTTTTGAAAAAGATGGTAAAAGAGATAGCACTGCCAACTTTGTTTATCATGTAATTCCTGGTTCATGCAGAGGTATTAAAGGCGGTAGCTATATTTACGATTTAGAAGAACTTAAAAATGTTTCTGGTGAAATCGTTGGTAGTAAAGATTTATCGCCACTTTTAGAAAAAAATAGAGAATTAAGTGCTAGTTTTGATGGATTAAAAGTAGATGTTAACGACTATAAAAAAGAAACAGATGAGCAAATAGATTCATTAAAAAAAGATTTTTCTGATTTTACGGCTGACCAAAAAAAATCAAATGAAACATTCCAACAAACAGTTAACAATCAAATTTCTGATGCAGAAAATAAAATGTTAGAAGAAATCAAACGCCACGAAGTTAAAGACAGCGGCTGGATGAGCATGGAATTGGTTGGGGACTTTAAAGCACATGATTTATACCCGCTAAAATTTAGAGTTATAGGTAAGCAAGTTTATTTCAGTGGATGTGTGTTGAATGAAACAAAAGAAATCGAAGAAAAAACATTTGCTAAAATACCACGAAGTTTTGCACCAGAAGCGAGAATGGCGTTTTCAAACGCACAGATGAGTTCTGATGCTAAAGAAGTGGCTCAAATTGCTGTTTGGCAGAATGGAGAAATTCAAATTGTCGGTGTGTCTGCTGCAAAAAACGTGTTTATTAATCAGTGTTCCTACCCTTTAGTGTAG
- a CDS encoding peptidoglycan DD-metalloendopeptidase family protein has product MSGIYVPNPEKFKKLGSDLIITHGTGDTDGIILATAGTSIGLSGKGGETANQIKINATGGLFLNGEQVFPGKGGGSGGGSGSGNIGTREDYAKNMITDEFDVDYEKMFNSYLGFPRIQAWGLNSRASFNQLNEIIRSQGVSPVFFWAYESGEGYNPSTSFLNHFYTNGSSAQEECRRTAAWVHSESQTSGALAWYDAMYPYYTSPADKQAKGNAYMAETRPGMIARVMLKGTAAATWAMFDPAALSGSVNGVQDYSDPFKHQMSAIASWQGVKKYGKPMANYIVTSEFGWRTSPLGGGSEFHNAIDLASNGGRADIFASNDGTVVQASGQYYDWYGNYVVIKHSDGLYTGYAHLSSIGVTNGQKVSKGQKIGVEGATGPVTGPHLHFQFMKNFWPNGNDDFINPRKYINF; this is encoded by the coding sequence ATGTCTGGTATTTACGTGCCAAACCCCGAAAAATTTAAAAAATTAGGCAGTGATTTAATTATCACACATGGAACAGGTGACACAGATGGTATCATTTTGGCTACTGCCGGAACTTCAATTGGCTTATCTGGTAAAGGTGGAGAAACCGCTAATCAGATAAAAATAAATGCTACTGGGGGTTTATTTTTAAACGGCGAACAAGTATTCCCTGGAAAGGGTGGCGGCTCTGGCGGTGGTAGTGGTAGTGGTAACATCGGAACACGTGAAGACTATGCTAAAAATATGATCACTGATGAATTCGATGTCGATTACGAAAAGATGTTCAACAGTTATCTTGGTTTCCCACGTATTCAAGCGTGGGGGTTGAATAGTCGGGCGTCGTTTAATCAGTTAAATGAGATTATACGTTCGCAAGGCGTTTCGCCAGTTTTCTTTTGGGCTTATGAAAGCGGTGAGGGATATAACCCTAGTACGTCATTCTTAAATCACTTCTACACGAACGGTTCAAGTGCACAAGAAGAATGTCGTAGAACTGCTGCGTGGGTTCACTCTGAATCTCAAACTAGTGGTGCTTTGGCTTGGTACGATGCAATGTACCCTTATTATACGTCTCCTGCCGATAAGCAAGCCAAAGGTAATGCTTATATGGCTGAAACGCGTCCAGGTATGATTGCGAGAGTTATGTTAAAAGGGACTGCCGCTGCTACTTGGGCAATGTTCGACCCTGCAGCGTTGAGTGGTAGTGTAAACGGCGTTCAAGATTATTCTGACCCGTTCAAACATCAAATGTCTGCTATAGCAAGTTGGCAAGGTGTAAAAAAATACGGCAAACCAATGGCAAATTACATTGTAACAAGTGAATTTGGTTGGCGTACAAGCCCGTTAGGCGGAGGTAGTGAGTTTCACAATGCTATTGATTTAGCTTCAAACGGTGGTCGTGCTGATATTTTTGCTAGTAATGATGGAACAGTTGTTCAAGCAAGTGGACAATATTATGATTGGTACGGCAATTACGTCGTTATTAAGCACTCTGACGGACTTTACACTGGGTATGCGCATTTATCTAGTATCGGTGTTACGAACGGTCAGAAAGTATCTAAAGGGCAAAAAATAGGTGTTGAGGGGGCAACTGGTCCAGTAACTGGTCCGCATCTACATTTTCAATTTATGAAAAATTTCTGGCCGAACGGAAACGACGACTTTATCAACCCAAGAAAATATATTAATTTTTAG
- a CDS encoding phage tail spike protein: MTVYFFDDNQQSSKIVTKNNLIECIQEKEISDRQDDLMKNTLKVTVAYDKVIEESSFMAVEEKENEFSLYRILTNADNNNKLSIVGSDFAYNELDGYIVKEIRPQKESIVSVARRLLSGTEWQIRHVDSGLNTVSGSFYYTSIRESLKTLQTFGCEIEFRCSLNSDGIHEKWINIYKRIGENTGKRFTYGDDVLEIVKTIDRTNLYTSVIGRGKGEEVGETEQGDATYGRRIEFADIEWSKSKGDPLDKPLGQIYLENPELTQIYGIPQKDGTMRKRETVVIFEDEEDPKELLKKTYAQLQVLSRPLIQFKTTVLNGDAIGNTVSIHHFEKGYHYETRVFRTTLDRLTGRLECSLGETSHRAFQKLTLNRLIVKRD; this comes from the coding sequence GTGACAGTTTATTTTTTCGATGATAATCAGCAATCAAGCAAGATTGTCACTAAGAATAATTTAATCGAGTGTATTCAAGAAAAAGAAATATCTGACAGACAAGACGATTTGATGAAAAACACGCTTAAAGTAACAGTTGCTTATGACAAAGTGATTGAAGAATCATCTTTTATGGCTGTTGAAGAAAAAGAAAACGAGTTCTCGTTATATCGAATACTAACAAATGCAGATAATAACAATAAATTATCTATTGTAGGTTCAGACTTCGCATATAACGAACTTGACGGGTACATAGTAAAAGAGATACGCCCACAGAAAGAATCAATTGTTTCAGTTGCAAGACGATTATTGAGTGGCACAGAATGGCAAATAAGACACGTTGACAGTGGTTTAAACACTGTTAGCGGGTCTTTTTATTATACCTCGATACGAGAATCGCTTAAAACATTGCAAACGTTTGGGTGCGAAATTGAATTTAGGTGTTCGTTGAATTCTGACGGTATTCATGAAAAATGGATAAACATTTATAAACGAATTGGTGAAAATACTGGCAAACGATTTACGTATGGTGATGATGTGTTAGAAATCGTTAAAACGATTGATAGAACTAACTTATATACTAGCGTAATCGGTCGTGGTAAAGGTGAAGAAGTCGGCGAAACGGAACAAGGTGACGCAACGTATGGGCGACGTATTGAGTTTGCGGATATTGAATGGAGTAAGTCAAAAGGTGACCCGTTAGATAAACCGCTAGGTCAAATCTATTTAGAAAATCCTGAACTCACGCAAATCTACGGTATACCGCAAAAAGACGGAACTATGAGAAAACGTGAAACTGTGGTTATTTTTGAAGACGAAGAAGACCCGAAAGAGTTACTTAAAAAGACATATGCACAGTTACAAGTGTTGTCTAGACCGCTGATTCAATTTAAAACAACCGTATTAAACGGTGACGCGATTGGTAACACAGTAAGCATCCATCACTTTGAAAAAGGTTATCACTATGAAACAAGAGTATTCAGAACTACGCTTGATAGATTAACTGGACGGCTTGAATGTAGTTTAGGTGAAACATCACACAGAGCGTTTCAAAAGCTAACGCTAAACAGATTAATAGTAAAAAGAGATTGA
- a CDS encoding distal tail protein Dit, whose protein sequence is MYKFIDTTIQRCRRHEELPTSAMNYNGVFLEELIDGYRTLSVDGREMLNIDLQTDSKMIGSHVYSYKLPPRIITVKYKLVNRDPQALLLEYRKLINFLFSTEDVALWFNDELDVIYQGRYYASSEVPGETTSIVSSFQIYCQNPIKRTTKVFTTNDFIGIETPIKTYPSTIKVELDTNTPLIISNGVEKIRLFQDVAKRDDVLLFDFEKGQIFLNGKERTNILELSSDFENFELRQGSKITTNNGTVEVTFRGVVCDSLFFR, encoded by the coding sequence ATGTATAAATTTATAGATACAACGATACAACGATGTAGACGTCATGAAGAATTGCCAACGTCTGCAATGAATTATAACGGCGTTTTTTTAGAAGAGTTGATTGACGGATATAGAACGCTATCTGTTGATGGTCGTGAGATGTTAAATATTGATTTGCAAACAGACAGTAAAATGATTGGTTCGCACGTATATAGCTACAAACTTCCTCCACGCATCATAACAGTGAAATATAAATTAGTTAATCGAGATCCGCAAGCTCTTTTATTAGAGTATCGGAAATTGATTAACTTTTTATTTTCTACTGAAGATGTCGCTTTGTGGTTTAATGACGAGTTAGACGTTATCTATCAAGGTAGATACTACGCTAGTAGTGAAGTGCCAGGCGAAACGACAAGTATTGTAAGTAGCTTTCAAATATACTGTCAAAACCCGATTAAGCGTACGACGAAAGTATTTACTACGAATGATTTCATAGGTATTGAAACACCGATTAAAACGTATCCTAGCACGATTAAAGTTGAGTTAGATACAAACACACCTTTAATCATTTCAAACGGTGTAGAAAAAATTAGACTGTTTCAAGATGTTGCTAAACGTGACGACGTTCTGCTATTTGACTTTGAAAAGGGTCAAATATTTTTAAACGGCAAAGAACGAACGAATATCCTTGAATTGAGTAGTGACTTTGAAAACTTCGAGTTAAGACAAGGAAGTAAAATCACTACTAATAATGGCACTGTTGAAGTAACGTTTAGGGGTGTAGTTTGTGACAGTTTATTTTTTCGATGA
- a CDS encoding tape measure protein, translating to METYSVEAILSATDKGFTKAMKDADSSLGGLDEKSRKAGVSIGDIAKGVGVFKLVDSAVNMVTGSLGGAINRFDTLNKYPTVMQALGYSTQEVDKSMNKLTEGIDGLPTRLDDIVANTQQLAISTGSLDKGTDTAIALNNAFLASGASTADAARGMEQYRQMLGRGEVDMQSFKSVQETMPIAMDKVAKSFKDRGVNSVNELYDALKGGEITFTEFNDRLIKLNDGVGGFADLAKKNSQGIKTSFENIKSAVIKGVEKTIRALDEGLKGAGLGSIADNLDKVKNVVNQAFGTINAVIPPMIKMFVDFLGVIKPFLPLITALVGWWVTYSVMMGTVSKVTKTAAAVQRVFNAVMAANPYVALVAAIITLVATIVYLWKTNEDFRNAVIKIWDAIKSFISDAVDAIVNVWDKMKETMSNLWNGIVEKASEVWTAVTKVIMNIISPFIDIFMNLWNGLSISLSQVWDGIKTIASGAWELIKAVIMGPVLIVIDLITGDFTNLGNDLQLIWDSIKQGASAIWNGIKDVITGLVKAIVEYVKFSFELQKEVISNVWNYIKDLASEVWNNIKNTVSNLADSAANGLKNAWDKGLQWTKDIFDGIKNAIEAIGDVDLFAAGKAIIDSFINGLQQTWEAGKEFVGGIADWIREHKGPISYDRKLLIPAGKAIMDSLNAGLDTGFSKVQDNVNDMTKFFANTAFNQDFEIGANFSDLDKKINSMNDMNLSSNNELTLKNSAQPAEIKLSMGGRVFSAFVEDIGAVMQAETDLNLQT from the coding sequence ATGGAAACATATAGTGTAGAAGCCATACTATCTGCAACGGATAAAGGTTTTACAAAAGCAATGAAAGACGCCGATAGTTCGCTTGGTGGGTTGGATGAAAAATCTAGAAAAGCTGGCGTGTCAATTGGCGACATCGCAAAAGGCGTTGGGGTATTCAAGTTAGTAGACAGTGCGGTAAATATGGTTACTGGCTCATTGGGTGGTGCTATTAATCGTTTTGACACGTTGAACAAATACCCCACAGTCATGCAAGCGTTAGGCTATTCAACGCAAGAAGTCGATAAGTCGATGAACAAACTAACGGAAGGTATCGATGGACTGCCGACAAGATTAGACGATATTGTAGCAAATACGCAACAGTTAGCTATTTCTACAGGTAGCTTGGACAAAGGTACAGACACAGCTATAGCATTGAACAACGCATTCTTGGCAAGTGGTGCCTCTACTGCTGATGCCGCTCGTGGTATGGAGCAATACCGACAAATGCTTGGTCGTGGCGAAGTCGATATGCAGTCATTTAAGTCAGTCCAGGAGACAATGCCGATTGCTATGGATAAAGTAGCGAAGTCATTTAAAGACAGAGGGGTTAATTCTGTTAACGAGTTATACGATGCGTTAAAAGGCGGAGAAATAACTTTTACAGAGTTTAACGATCGTTTGATTAAATTGAATGACGGCGTAGGTGGTTTTGCCGATTTAGCGAAAAAGAATAGTCAGGGTATTAAAACATCATTTGAAAATATTAAATCCGCTGTCATCAAAGGTGTCGAGAAAACTATTAGAGCGCTAGATGAGGGATTAAAAGGTGCTGGTCTTGGTTCGATAGCTGACAATTTAGATAAGGTTAAAAACGTTGTGAATCAAGCATTTGGAACAATCAATGCAGTAATTCCGCCGATGATAAAAATGTTTGTAGACTTTTTAGGTGTCATAAAACCTTTTCTACCACTAATTACCGCATTAGTTGGTTGGTGGGTAACGTATTCCGTCATGATGGGAACAGTTAGCAAAGTGACTAAAACAGCCGCCGCAGTCCAAAGAGTGTTCAATGCTGTTATGGCTGCTAATCCATATGTTGCGCTTGTCGCAGCGATTATCACTTTGGTTGCTACGATTGTTTATTTATGGAAAACAAACGAAGATTTCAGAAATGCAGTTATTAAGATTTGGGATGCTATAAAATCGTTTATATCTGATGCAGTAGATGCAATTGTTAATGTTTGGGACAAGATGAAAGAAACTATGAGTAATCTATGGAACGGCATTGTTGAAAAAGCTAGCGAGGTTTGGACTGCTGTTACAAAAGTTATCATGAACATCATAAGCCCATTTATTGATATCTTTATGAATCTGTGGAACGGACTATCTATTTCGTTGTCGCAAGTTTGGGATGGTATTAAGACTATTGCTAGTGGTGCATGGGAACTGATTAAAGCGGTGATTATGGGTCCGGTTTTAATTGTAATTGATTTAATTACAGGTGATTTTACTAATTTAGGAAATGACTTGCAATTGATTTGGGATAGCATCAAACAAGGTGCTAGTGCCATTTGGAACGGTATTAAAGACGTTATAACTGGATTGGTCAAAGCAATTGTGGAATACGTTAAATTTTCATTTGAATTGCAAAAAGAAGTTATTTCGAACGTATGGAATTACATTAAAGATTTAGCTAGTGAAGTGTGGAATAACATAAAAAACACTGTATCTAATTTAGCAGATAGCGCAGCGAATGGTCTTAAAAACGCTTGGGATAAAGGTCTTCAATGGACAAAAGATATCTTTGATGGCATAAAAAATGCTATTGAAGCGATTGGTGATGTCGATTTATTCGCAGCTGGTAAAGCTATTATTGATAGTTTTATTAATGGATTACAGCAAACTTGGGAAGCAGGTAAAGAATTTGTCGGTGGTATTGCTGACTGGATTCGTGAGCATAAAGGACCAATCAGTTATGACCGTAAGTTGTTAATCCCAGCTGGTAAAGCAATCATGGATAGTTTAAACGCAGGTTTAGACACTGGCTTTAGTAAAGTTCAAGATAATGTTAACGATATGACAAAATTCTTTGCAAATACTGCATTTAATCAAGATTTTGAGATTGGTGCAAACTTTAGTGATTTAGATAAGAAAATAAATTCAATGAACGATATGAACTTATCATCAAACAATGAATTGACACTTAAAAACAGTGCACAACCCGCCGAAATTAAATTAAGCATGGGCGGTCGCGTGTTCAGTGCATTTGTTGAAGATATTGGCGCAGTTATGCAAGCTGAAACTGATTTAAACTTACAAACATAG
- a CDS encoding tail assembly chaperone produces MELEINGKTYEFKFGVKFVREVDKEMPVEREGMKFGLGLAARVIPELQSGNISTLSKVLYLASRTEKDKLTQSDIDDYVDDCEDIEKLFDKVLKELSESNAGKLAMKEFKKKLK; encoded by the coding sequence GTGGAGTTAGAAATTAACGGAAAAACTTATGAGTTTAAATTTGGCGTAAAGTTCGTTCGTGAAGTGGATAAAGAAATGCCAGTGGAACGCGAGGGTATGAAATTTGGTTTAGGTTTAGCTGCTAGAGTTATCCCAGAATTGCAGAGTGGTAACATTAGTACGCTATCCAAAGTCTTATATTTAGCTAGTAGAACAGAAAAAGACAAGCTAACTCAATCTGATATTGACGACTACGTTGATGATTGCGAGGACATCGAAAAATTATTCGATAAAGTGCTGAAAGAGTTGTCTGAATCAAACGCGGGAAAGTTAGCGATGAAAGAGTTCAAGAAGAAATTAAAATAA
- a CDS encoding phage major tail protein, TP901-1 family: MANLTVKQGKNVVLLFRELAKQGEEAAWKLAFQTEHSIPISVDTDTVETKDGNIQVPKEPTYDPSATSLMADGDKRIKELRKATLERQLFEFWEIDKIEKDESGKFAATYYQGYVTSFEPSAPVDGAVEVSMNFAFNGIGKDGLATLTAEQEKVTQYEFEDTVKKGE, from the coding sequence TTGGCAAATTTAACAGTTAAACAAGGTAAAAATGTCGTCTTACTTTTTAGAGAATTAGCAAAACAAGGCGAAGAAGCCGCTTGGAAACTAGCTTTTCAAACAGAACATAGTATTCCAATTTCTGTAGATACTGACACAGTAGAAACAAAAGACGGTAATATTCAAGTGCCAAAAGAACCGACGTATGATCCATCTGCTACGTCGTTGATGGCAGACGGCGACAAACGTATTAAAGAATTACGCAAAGCAACATTAGAACGTCAGTTATTCGAGTTTTGGGAAATTGATAAGATTGAGAAAGACGAATCTGGAAAATTCGCAGCAACTTATTATCAAGGATATGTAACAAGTTTCGAACCGTCAGCACCAGTAGATGGAGCTGTAGAAGTATCTATGAACTTTGCGTTTAATGGCATCGGAAAAGATGGTTTAGCTACGTTAACAGCAGAACAAGAAAAAGTTACACAATATGAATTCGAGGACACAGTGAAGAAAGGCGAGTAA
- a CDS encoding phage capsid protein, whose translation MKSVDQAIYDELFKRCQKLGYKVYEDRPMKEVGYPFIDFEDTEVNPIPNKSNIKGNVNITINVWGLAKKRAEVSYIAEQIFNQANEINAAYGVPVAFRPMASQRRMLTDNSTNTTLKRAIVELEFSLL comes from the coding sequence ATGAAATCAGTAGACCAAGCAATTTACGACGAGTTATTTAAACGATGTCAAAAATTAGGATATAAGGTATATGAGGATAGACCGATGAAAGAAGTTGGCTATCCTTTTATTGATTTTGAAGATACTGAAGTCAATCCAATACCTAATAAAAGTAACATAAAAGGCAATGTAAACATCACAATAAATGTGTGGGGACTTGCTAAGAAGCGTGCAGAAGTCTCTTACATTGCTGAACAGATATTTAATCAAGCAAATGAAATAAATGCAGCGTATGGCGTACCAGTGGCATTTAGACCAATGGCAAGCCAACGCAGAATGCTAACAGATAACTCCACAAACACAACGCTAAAACGAGCGATTGTTGAATTGGAGTTTTCTTTATTATAA